One genomic window of Pocillopora verrucosa isolate sample1 chromosome 8, ASM3666991v2, whole genome shotgun sequence includes the following:
- the LOC131798361 gene encoding ATP-dependent DNA helicase PIF1-like — MRQKDDQPFTELLNRIRTGTHTEDVKCINSRSVSPSDDNYPSDALHIWAENNPVSEHNNKQLDQISKPLFVLTAVDQYPPNVTKQDIDRLLCRGRSETGGLDFEIHIKEGARVMLTTSIDIADRLINGQIGSVAKIIVNQDNQKPTVIFVKFDDHNAGNISIQKCGNVFARQNRAVPIQPVVTKIKVRPGKPSSPEIQRIQFPITLAWACTVHKVQDVIKQTSHYR; from the exons ATGAGACAAAAAGATGATCAGCCATTTACTGAGCTATTAAACAGAATTAGGACTGGTACTCACACTGAAGATGTCAAGTGCATTAATTCAAGATCAGTCAGTCCATCAGATGATAATTACCCTTCAGATGCACTTCACATTTGGGCTGAAAATAACCCTGTTTCTGaacacaacaacaaacaactaGACCAAATTTCAAAACCTTTGTTTGTACTCACAGCTGTAGATCAGTATCCACCTAACGTCACAAAACAAGATATTGATAGGTTGTTATGTAGAGGGAGATCTGAAACAGGCGGACTTGATtttgaaatccacattaaaGAAGGTGCAAGAGTAATGCTTACAACTAGCATCGATATTGCAGATAGACTTATAAATGGTCAGATAGGAAGTGTTgcaaaaattattgttaatcaAGATAATCAAAAACCAACAGTTatctttgtaaaatttgatgACCATAATGCTGGGaatatttcaatacaaaaatgtGGAAATGTGTTTGCTAGACAAAACAGAGCAGTACCCATTCAACCAGTtgtaacaaaaatcaaagtcaGGCCAGGTAAACCATCCTCTCCAGAAATACAAAGGATACAGTTTCCTATCACACTGGCATGGGCATGCACTGTGCACAAAGTGCAAG ATGTCATTAAGCAAACCAGTCACTATCGCTGA
- the LOC131797945 gene encoding uncharacterized protein gives MTSGAQESVKRFLKGVYEARPSNPRYTETWDVSKVLNYLKTISITDCSLKDLTLKLVTLMSLVSAQRGQTIHYLSLEDMVVSETSVTFIISRPIKQSKPGSKPTVAKFEAYPDNRNICVVTTLKAYLNRTSSLRGGAQQLFISHYKPFKPVSRDTISRWVKAVMQKSGIDVNFFKPHSTRAAATSKALLKSVPLEHILSVAGWSSSDTFAKFYSKPVINTDSFSNVLLQE, from the coding sequence ATGACTTCTGGAGCACAAGAGAGTGTTAAGAGGTTCTTAAAAGGAGTTTACGAAGCAAGACCCTCCAACCCAAGATATACTGAGACATGGGATGTGAGCAAGGTTCTGAACTATCTTAAGACAATCTCTATTACAGACTGCTCACTAAAGGATCTGACTTTAAAATTAGTCACTTTAATGTCATTAGTATCAGCTCAACGGGGGCAGACAATTCACTACTTGTCTTTGGAGGACATGGTTGTTTCAGAAACTTCTGTGACTTTTATTATCTCCAGGCCTATTAAACAGTCTAAGCCAGGGTCGAAACCCACTGTTGCTAAGTTTGAAGCTTACCCGGACAACCGTAACATTTGTGTTGTCACTACCTTGAAGGCATATCTTAATCGTACCTCTTCTCTACGTGGAGGTGCACAACAATTGTTTATTAGTCATTACAAGCCATTTAAACCAGTTTCCCGGGACACCATCAGTAGATGGGTCAAAGCTGTAATGCAAAAGTCAGGAATTGATGTAAACTTTTTCAAGCCCCACAGTACTAGGGCTGCCGCAACATCTAAGGCTTTGTTGAAATCTGTACCATTAGAGCACATCTTATCAGTTGCAGGATGGAGCTCATCTGACACTTTTGCAAAGTTTTATAGCAAGCCTGTTATCAACACAGATAGCTTTTCTAACGTTTTGTTACAAGAGTAA
- the LOC131777427 gene encoding LOW QUALITY PROTEIN: uncharacterized protein (The sequence of the model RefSeq protein was modified relative to this genomic sequence to represent the inferred CDS: inserted 1 base in 1 codon) — translation MEMKLEFERQLEETKAKQQPVEKVNQTEQRTTKLPKLQITKFNGTYEAWLPFWNKFQAEIDKASLASVTKFAYLKELVDPKVRAEIDGLPFTTEGYERAKNILIGEYGKTSEIVNAYVQNIANLPVITGTQPAPIHEFYKKLVYNVQSLETLGKLKDVTGNVRSVLDKLKGVKADLVRGQVDWQDWDFPQLIKALKSWKEINPIGSGADNAGKQGAKFRDREKTFHANETTPTQRGCVYCDATDHRAVNCDKFVTVGDRRKQLGLKQLCFNCTGSRHRASECKCRSGCQICSRRHHTSICDKHTSRDQLMTTTSAERKGVVYPMVTVDVNGVKCRALLDTGAGSSYASSTLLNCLHLRPIRQQFKRIEMMFGTSNKAIDIYGLQIRSVDGKFTLEAKVNKVDRKELLTLENPKCAEIVAQFSHLKGVTTNDNDEKAMLPVHLILGTNEYAKIKTGARPRVGRSGEPVAEYTKFGWTILSPGTELDLSNMLLTQTSAIDYEELCKLDVLGLKDNPSGDQETVYEEFKEQLTRSSEGWYETNLPWKGNHPXLPNNHTGSLKRLKNLVRKLEIQGELERYNDIIQTQLSQGIVEHADEVVKDGKEFYIPHKAVVRENAESTKIRIVYDASARANASVPSLNECLEIGPPLQNQLWNVLVRNRFYPVAIAGDLKQAFLQIRVRREDRDALRFHWIKDLASKQVETLRFTRVLFGLAPSPFLLAAVIKEHLQRYKMVNPELVEEIERSMYVDDLISGGETTEQALEIKMTATTIFGEATFKLHKWHSNDRELEVETATVDEESQSYAKQQLGTRKGESKLLGVPWDKEKDEIQVSFPISTAEPTKRGILGKVAKIYDPLGLASPVTLSGKMLYRDACDTKIAWDRPLPSDLQAKWKKWEQGLPEHVNAPRNVVKHSGKILSIDLHTFGDASGRGVAAAVYAVVEQPSGTNRGLVTAKSRLAKKGLTIPRLELVAGHMAANLVHNVKEVLKGFPVRSVYGWLDSTVALHWIRGNGEYKQFVGNRVRKIQEKEINWRHVPTEENPADVGSRGGDVSRLTALWWQGPSWLAKPQDWPPDLVTTSTQESKAEEAKQTRELFALAVEKTENNDAFDALLEKYELWRVLRVGAWIWRFLHNIRTVRKQRIVGPLTTEEIQKQTTFWIKRSQQQAKSSQKFEEDSLQLNVQGNQEGILESRGRIQGHYPIFLPDSSPFTRKLVHRSHVDTLHGGVALTMTKVRELYWVPRLRALVKQVLRACSGCKRFQAMALATPPPGLLPTDRTEGSTPFEVIGVDFAGPIKYRIRAKTEGKAYLALYACSLTRGLFLEVLPNLATSEFLRSLKRLIARRGRPKKTYSDNGKTFVGAEKWLKQVMRDEKTQDYLAHENIKWQFNLSRAAWWGGQFERLIALVKTALNKTIGCGMLTWTELCEVVLDVEIALNNRPLCYVEDDIQLPVLTPNSLLFLRSNQLPELEPHHLREFDLRRRAKYLRRCKQALWTRWTTEYLRGLRERHRMKHKGQTTPLAKGEVVIIKDEERNRNKWKIGIVEDLIPGRDGIVRAAKLRAGKGTLERAVQHLYPLELSCDRENVQAPLQLNPLAPTFRPRRDAAVAARHRIQDANIDAD, via the exons ATGgagatgaagctagaattcGAACGCCAACTGGAAGAGACCAAGGCAAAACAGCAACCTGTTGAGAAGGTTAATCAGACTGAACAAAGGACAACAAAGCTACCGAAACTAcagatcacaaagtttaatGGGACGTATGAAGCATGGCTGCCGTTCTGGAACAaatttcaagctgaaattgATAAAGCAAGCCTTGCGTCTGTGACCAAGTTTGCATACCTAAAAGAGCTGGTAGATCCAAAGGTTCGAGCGGAGATAGACGGACTGCCTTTCACAACAGAGGGCTACGAAAGGGCAAAGAATATCCTCATCGGCGAATATGGGAAAACGAGCGAGATCGTGAATGCGTACGTCCAGAACATCGCGAATTTGCCTGTCATTACAGGAACACAACCTGCGCCTATCCACGAATTTTACAAGAAGCTCGTGTACAATGTGCAATCTTTGGagacactgggcaaattgaaAGACGTCACTGGAAATGTAAGGAGTGTGCTCGACAAACTAAAGGGTGTAAAAGCAGATCTAGTGAGAGGACAAGTGGACTGGCAGGACTGGGACTTCCCACAGttgataaaagctttgaaaagttggAAGGAAATCAACCCCATTGGGAGCGGCGCGGATAATGCGGGGAAGCAAGGTGCTAAATTCCGCGatcgcgagaaaacatttcacgCAAACGAAACTACGCCAACACAAAGAGGGTGCGTCTACTGTGACGCAACTGACCACAGAGCTGTGAATTGCGACAAGTTTGTGACAGTTGGAGACCGCAGGAAACAATTAGGACTgaaacagctttgttttaacTGCACAGGAAGTCGACACCGTGCTTCTGAGTGCAAATGCCGTTCTGGCTGCCAGATCTGCAGTCGAAGACATCATACGTCGATCTGTGACAAACATACATCGCGAGACCAGCTGATGACCACAACGAGCGCAGAAAGGAAAGGAGTGGTGTATCCTATGGTAACAGTTGACGTGAACGGTGTTAAATGCCGAGCATTGTTGGATACAGGAGCCGGAAGTTCCTACGCTTCATCAACGCTTCTGAACTGTTTACATTTGCGCCCTATCCGTCAACAATTCAAGCGCATTGAAATGATGTTTGGTACTTCAAACAAAGCGATAGACATCTATGGCCTACAAATTCGAAGCGTTGATGGTAAATTCACCTTGGAAGCCAAAGTAAACAAAGTCGACCGCAAAGAGttgttgacattggaaaaccCAAAATGCGCAGAAATCGTGGCTCAGTTTTCTCATTTGAAGGGCGTAACCACAAATGATAACGACGAGAAAGCGATGTTGCCTGTTCATCTGATCCTTGGAACAAACGAGTACGCTAAGATCAAAACAGGGGCAAGACCAAGAGTTGGGCGCTCGGGAGAACCAGTAGCAGAATACACGAAGTTCGGCTGGACGATCTTGTCACCTGGAACAGAGTTGGATCTCAGCAACATGTTGTTAACGCAGACCTCCGCAATTGATTACGAAGAATTGTGCAAGTTAGACGTCTTGGGGTTGAAGGACAATCCAAGTGGAGACCAGGAAACCGTTTACGAAGAATTCAAAGAGCAACTAACTAGGAGTTCAGAAGGCTGGTACGAGACGAACTTGCCCTGGAAAGGAAATCACC CCCTACCGAACAATCACACTGGAAGTTTAAAACGTCTCAAAAATCTCGTGCGGAAGTTAGAGATACAAGGCGAGCTGGAGAGGTACAACGACATTATCCAGACTCAACTGAGCCAAGGGATCGTAGAACACGCTGACGAGGTGGTCAAGGACGGAAAAGAGTTCTACATTCCTCATAAAGCGGTCGTGCGCGAGAATGCAGAATCTACAAAGATACGCATTGTTTATGATGCTTCTGCAAGAGCTAATGCAAGTGTCCCCTCACTCAACGAGTGCCTCGAAATCGGCCCTCCACTACAAAACCAGCTTTGGAACGTGCTGGTACGAAATAGGTTCTATCCCGTGGCAATAGCTGGCGActtaaaacaagcatttttgCAAATTCGCGTCCGAAGAGAAGACCGAGATGCCTTACGCTTTCATTGGATAAAGGATCTGGCAAGCAAACAAGTAGAAACCTTGCGATTCACTCGAGTACTCTTTGGTTTGGCACCGTCTCCATTCCTCTTGGCCGCAGTTATCAAAGAACATCTACAGCGATACAAAATGGTGAACCCGGAATTAGTAGAGGAGATAGAGCGCAGTATGTACGTGGATGATTTAATCAGTGGTGGGGAGACAACAGAACAAGCGTTAGAAATCAAGATGACAGCCACGACCATCTTTGGTGAGGCGACTTTCAAGCTGCACAAGTGGCATTCCAACGATCGGGAACTAGAAGTTGAAACTGCGACTGTAGATGAAGAAAGTCAGAGTtacgccaaacaacaactgggAACCAGAAAGGGCGAATCAAAACTGCTAGGAGtcccctgggacaaagaaaaggacGAAATTCAAGTCAGCTTCCCGATTTCAACCGCTGAGCCGACAAAAAGAGGTATTCTTGGAAAAGTCGCAAAAATCTACGATCCACTCGGTCTGGCTTCACCCGTGACCCTCTCCGGAAAAATGCTCTACAGAGACGCCTGCGACACGAAGATCGCGTGGGATAGGCCCCTACCAAGTGACTTACAAGCCAAATGGAAGAAATGGGAGCAAGGACTTCCAGAGCACGTGAACGCGCCAAGAAATGTCGTCAAGCATTCAGGGAAGATATTATCAATTGACTTACACACATTCGGGGACGCAAGCGGGAGAGGAGTTGCAGCCGCGGTTTATGCAGTGGTGGAGCAACCATCAGGCACGAATCGAGGCCTCGTGACGGCGAAGTCGCGGCTCGCGAAGAAAGGACTCACGATTCCCCGATTAGAACTAGTGGCTGGACATATGGCTGCGAACCTAGTACACAATGTGAAAGAAGTCCTGAAGGGTTTTCCCGTAAGAAGTGTCTATGGTTGGCTGGATAGCACAGTCGCACTGCATTGGATCCGTGGTAATGGCGAATACAAACAGTTCGTGGGAAATCGAGTGAGGAAGatccaagaaaaagaaataaactggaGGCATGTACCAACAGAGGAGAATCCTGCGGACGTGGGGAGTCGGGGAGGAGATGTGAGTAGATTGACAGCTCTTTGGTGGCAGGGGCCAAGCTGGTTAGCAAAACCACAGGACTGGCCGCCAGACCTTGTAACGACATCTACTCAAgaatcaaaagcggaagaagCGAAACAAACTCGCGAGTTGTTTGCTCTAGCAgtagagaaaacagagaacaacGACGCCTTCGATGCACTGCTGGAGAAGTACGAGCTGTGGCGTGTGTTGCGAGTGGGTGCTTGGATCTGGAGATTCCTCCACAACATAAGAACCGTCCGTAAACAGAGAATCGTTGGTCCCCTTACCACTgaagaaatacagaaacagACAACGTTCTGGATCAAGCGATCTCAGCAACAAGCAAAGTCGAGCCAGAAATTTGAAGAAGACAGTTTACAGTTGAATGTGCAAGGAAACCAAGAGGGAATATTAGAAAGTAGGGGAAGAATTCAAGGCCATTACCCCATCTTTCTGCCAGACTCCTCGCCCTTCACTCGCAAGTTAGTTCACCGATCACATGTCGACACACTGCACGGAGGAGTGGCCCTTACCATGACCAAAGTGCGAGAGCTATACTGGGTACCGCGTTTAAGGGCACTCGTAAAACAAGTTCTCAGAGCGTGTTCAGGCTGCAAGCGTTTTCAGGCCATGGCGCTGGCAACGCCGCCTCCCGGACTTCTACCCACTGACCGCACAGAGGGGAGCACCCCATTTGAGGTTATCGGAGTCGATTTTGCAGGGCCCATCAAGTACCGTATCAGAGccaaaacagaaggaaaggcCTATCTTGCATTGTACGCGTGCAGTCTTACCCGAGGATTATTCCTGGAAGTACTACCAAACCTGGCAACCAGTGAATTCCTAAGAAGTCTAAAACGGCTCATCGCGCGCCGTGGGCGTCCGAAGAAGACATATTCCGACAATGGCAAAACCTTTGTTGGCGCCGAGAAGTGGCTCAAACAAGTTATGCGTGACGAGAAGACACAAGATTACTTAGCACATGAGAACATCAAGTGGCAATTCAACCTCAGCCGCGCCGCTTGGTGGGGAGGACAGTTCGAGCGCCTCATCGCACTggtaaaaacagctttaaacaagaCTATCGGATGCGGAATGTTGACCTGGACAGAGCTGTGTGAAGTGGTACTGGATGTGGAGATTGCTTTGAATAATCGCCCTTTATGTTACGTCGAAGACGACATACAGTTACCCGTGCTTACCCCTAACTCACTGCTATTTCTTCGATCAAACCAGCTACCAGAACTGGAACCACACCATCTAAGAGAATTTGATCTGCGTAGAAGAGCTAAATATTTGCGAAGGTGCAAGCAGGCTTTGTGGACCAGGTGGACTACCGAATATTTACGAGGGTTGAGAGAACGACACCGGATGAAACACAAGGGTCAAACCACGCCCTTGGCCAAAGGAGAGGTAGTCATCATCAAGGACGAGGAACGAAAtcgcaataaatggaaaattggaatcGTGGAAGATCTGATTCCGGGACGAGACGGAATCGTTCGAGCTGCCAAACTTCGAGCGGGGAAAGGAACACTTGAACGGGCGGTACAACACCTTTACCCACTGGAGCTGTCCTGCGATCGGGAGAATGTACAGGCTCCTCTGCAGCTCAACCCCTTAGCCCCGACATTCAGGCCCAGGAGGGATGCAGCGGTAGCCGCTCGTCATCGCATTCAAGATGCGAACATTGATGCCGATTAG